Proteins co-encoded in one Nonlabens agnitus genomic window:
- the lpdA gene encoding dihydrolipoyl dehydrogenase produces the protein MSTYDVAVIGSGPGGYVAAIRCAQLGMKTAIIEKYDTLGGTCLNVGCIPSKALLDSSHHYEDATKHFEEHGIEIPGDIKINFEKMIARKASVVSQTCDGVAYLMKKNEIDVFTGMGSFVDATHIKIEGEKEQTIEAKKIIVATGSKPANLPFITLDKERVITSTEALKLKEIPKHMIIIGGGVIGLELGQVYKRLGAEVTVIEYLDRIAAAMDSSLSKELMKVMKKQGVKFHLSHAVNKVERNGDEVTVTAKNKKGEEVEFKGDYVLVSVGRRPYTDKLNATAAGIKINERGQVEVDEHMRTNVDNIYAIGDVVRGIMLAHKAEEEGVFVAETIAGQKPHVNYNLIPNVIYTWPEVASVGKTEEELKEAGVEYKSGQFPMRALGRSRASGDTDGLIKILADKATDEVLGVHMIGARVADLIAEAVTAMEFRASSEDIARMSHAHPTYAEAVKEAALAATEDRAIHV, from the coding sequence ATGAGTACATATGACGTAGCAGTAATCGGTTCTGGACCAGGTGGATATGTGGCAGCAATACGCTGTGCACAATTAGGTATGAAAACCGCCATCATTGAAAAATATGACACACTAGGAGGAACTTGTTTGAATGTAGGTTGTATTCCGTCCAAAGCATTACTGGATTCTTCACATCATTATGAAGATGCTACCAAGCATTTTGAAGAGCATGGAATTGAGATTCCTGGCGATATCAAGATCAACTTTGAAAAAATGATCGCGCGCAAAGCAAGTGTAGTTTCTCAAACTTGCGATGGTGTTGCTTATTTGATGAAGAAAAATGAGATTGACGTCTTTACAGGAATGGGTTCTTTTGTAGACGCTACTCACATTAAAATTGAAGGCGAGAAAGAACAGACGATTGAGGCTAAAAAGATCATTGTGGCCACAGGATCCAAGCCAGCAAATTTGCCTTTCATCACACTGGATAAAGAAAGAGTCATTACTTCTACGGAAGCTTTGAAACTTAAAGAAATACCTAAACACATGATCATCATTGGTGGTGGTGTGATAGGGCTGGAATTAGGTCAAGTATATAAACGATTAGGCGCAGAGGTTACCGTAATCGAATATCTAGACCGCATCGCTGCCGCTATGGACAGCTCACTTTCTAAGGAATTGATGAAAGTGATGAAAAAGCAAGGTGTCAAATTCCACCTATCCCATGCGGTTAATAAAGTAGAGCGCAATGGTGATGAGGTGACCGTTACTGCCAAAAACAAAAAAGGAGAAGAAGTAGAATTCAAGGGTGATTATGTCCTTGTTTCTGTAGGGCGTCGTCCTTACACAGATAAACTTAATGCCACCGCTGCCGGTATCAAGATCAACGAGCGTGGACAGGTAGAAGTAGATGAGCACATGAGGACTAATGTCGATAACATCTATGCCATAGGTGATGTGGTGCGTGGTATCATGCTAGCGCACAAGGCCGAAGAAGAAGGTGTTTTTGTCGCCGAAACCATCGCAGGTCAAAAACCTCACGTGAATTACAATTTGATTCCTAATGTAATTTATACTTGGCCAGAAGTCGCCAGTGTTGGTAAAACTGAGGAAGAGCTAAAAGAAGCTGGAGTTGAGTACAAATCTGGTCAGTTTCCTATGAGAGCATTGGGTCGTTCCAGAGCGTCAGGTGATACTGATGGACTCATCAAGATTTTGGCAGACAAAGCCACAGATGAAGTTCTAGGCGTTCATATGATAGGAGCACGCGTTGCAGACTTGATTGCCGAGGCTGTTACCGCCATGGAGTTTAGAGCAAGTTCTGAAGATATCGCTCGCATGTCTCATGCGCACCCAACTTATGCCGAAGCCGTCAAGGAAGCTGCACTCGCTGCGACTGAGGATCGTGCAATTCACGTTTAA
- a CDS encoding NAD(P)/FAD-dependent oxidoreductase: MQIPASQHPRVVIVGGGFGGVTLSRKLTEHKFQVVLIDRHNYHTFQPLLYQVATSGLEPDSIAFPLRSIVDETHDYLFRMAEVEKVNLEKNSITTSIGEIDYDHLILATGTKTNFFGNDKIEENALSMKSVPEALDIRSLMLQNLEKATITDDVNEQKKLMRIVMSGAGPTGVELSGAFAEFKNGVLKNDYPDINPDFMEIHLLDGADRVLPPFSRKASLKAYKYLKELGVEVHLEEMVTNYEDDIVTTKSGMRLETATFIWSAGVTGAHPSGFEKSMITEKGNRLKVDLFNKVEGTDNVYAVGDIAFMKTKDFPDGHPQVAQPAIQQGDNLGKNLIRMAEGKEMKPFSYFDKGSMATVGRNRAVADIGKFTLGGFLAWFAWLGVHLYFLVGVRNRIVVFLNWTYNYFNFDRAARLIIRPYNKRNPQPKSVSEIAEGEATI, translated from the coding sequence ATGCAGATTCCTGCTAGTCAACATCCCAGAGTCGTTATTGTAGGCGGCGGTTTTGGTGGAGTTACGCTTTCGCGAAAGCTAACAGAGCACAAATTTCAAGTCGTACTTATAGACAGGCATAACTATCACACCTTCCAACCACTTTTATATCAGGTAGCCACCAGTGGTTTAGAACCAGATTCCATTGCTTTTCCATTGCGCAGCATTGTTGATGAGACACACGATTACCTGTTCAGAATGGCGGAAGTAGAGAAAGTCAATCTTGAAAAAAACTCCATTACTACAAGTATAGGAGAGATCGATTATGATCATTTGATTCTCGCCACGGGAACCAAAACCAATTTCTTTGGGAACGATAAGATTGAGGAGAATGCACTGTCCATGAAGTCCGTTCCAGAGGCACTGGATATAAGAAGTCTCATGCTTCAAAACCTAGAAAAAGCCACCATCACTGATGATGTGAACGAGCAAAAAAAGCTCATGCGTATCGTGATGTCTGGAGCTGGTCCTACTGGAGTAGAACTCTCTGGAGCCTTTGCCGAATTCAAAAACGGCGTACTCAAAAACGACTATCCAGACATCAATCCAGACTTTATGGAAATCCACCTGCTGGATGGAGCTGATCGAGTCTTGCCACCATTTAGTAGAAAGGCCTCGCTAAAAGCGTATAAGTATTTGAAAGAATTAGGCGTTGAGGTCCATCTGGAAGAAATGGTCACCAACTATGAAGATGACATTGTAACCACTAAAAGTGGTATGCGACTGGAAACTGCTACTTTTATATGGAGTGCTGGTGTGACTGGTGCACATCCCAGCGGCTTTGAAAAGTCCATGATTACAGAAAAAGGAAATCGTCTCAAAGTGGACCTTTTTAATAAAGTAGAAGGAACTGATAATGTGTATGCGGTAGGCGACATAGCCTTTATGAAAACCAAAGATTTTCCTGATGGTCACCCACAAGTGGCACAACCTGCCATACAGCAAGGAGACAACCTTGGAAAAAACCTAATTAGAATGGCTGAAGGTAAAGAGATGAAACCCTTTAGTTATTTTGATAAAGGTTCCATGGCTACCGTTGGTAGAAATCGCGCAGTGGCAGACATAGGTAAATTTACCTTAGGAGGCTTTCTCGCCTGGTTTGCCTGGTTGGGTGTTCATCTATACTTTTTAGTTGGAGTTCGCAATAGAATAGTGGTTTTCCTCAACTGGACCTATAATTACTTCAATTTTGATCGCGCAGCTCGATTGATTATTAGACCTTATAACAAGAGAAATCCGCAACCTAAATCGGTGAGTGAAATAGCCGAAGGAGAAGCAACAATCTAA
- a CDS encoding RNA polymerase sigma factor: protein MSSQLEKEFVEQLETNQNIVHKICRLYTDNQDAHNDLFQEVTIQLWKAYPKFRGDSKFSTWMYRVALNTAITLYRKSKRSVQTQRYDTVEFKIEDTTEDDETMEQLTLLYGAVKQLNDIEKALVFLYLEDKNYKEIAETLGITEVNARVKMNRIKTKLTNIINP, encoded by the coding sequence GTGAGTTCTCAACTAGAAAAGGAATTTGTTGAACAGTTAGAAACGAACCAGAATATTGTCCATAAGATTTGTAGGCTTTATACGGACAATCAAGATGCTCACAACGACCTGTTTCAAGAAGTAACCATACAATTATGGAAGGCGTATCCCAAATTTAGGGGCGACTCCAAGTTCTCGACGTGGATGTATAGAGTTGCCCTTAACACGGCTATCACCCTATACCGTAAATCAAAACGCAGTGTGCAAACACAGCGCTATGACACCGTGGAATTCAAAATTGAAGATACCACTGAGGATGATGAAACCATGGAGCAACTCACCTTGCTTTACGGCGCCGTCAAACAATTGAACGATATTGAAAAGGCACTGGTCTTTCTATATCTAGAAGATAAAAATTACAAGGAAATCGCAGAAACGCTAGGTATTACTGAGGTCAACGCACGAGTGAAGATGAACAGGATCAAGACCAAATTAACGAACATTATAAATCCATAA
- a CDS encoding 3-ketoacyl-ACP reductase, with protein MSHIKNKKAIITGGSRGLGKAMAIAFAKEGIDVAVTGRDESALQDTVSELEKIGVKAFFATFDVSNHEEVKTGVNDLISKLGSVDILVNNAGIAAFGSFQEMEVEQWSQIIQTNVMGMYYMTKEVLPHLIDKNEGDIINVSSTAGLSGNANTSAYSASKFAVIGMSESLMKEVRKNNIRVCTLTPSTIATDMTVELGIADKDSEDSVLQPEDFAQLVVAGLKLPRRAMMKSAALWSTNP; from the coding sequence ATGAGCCATATTAAAAATAAAAAAGCCATTATCACTGGTGGTAGTCGAGGATTAGGGAAAGCCATGGCGATCGCTTTCGCGAAAGAAGGAATCGACGTAGCAGTTACGGGAAGAGATGAATCTGCCTTGCAAGATACCGTTAGCGAGCTGGAAAAAATAGGAGTGAAAGCCTTCTTCGCGACTTTTGATGTGAGTAATCACGAAGAGGTCAAAACTGGCGTGAACGATCTTATTAGTAAGCTTGGATCTGTGGATATCCTGGTGAACAATGCAGGAATCGCAGCATTTGGTTCTTTTCAAGAGATGGAAGTCGAGCAGTGGTCACAGATAATACAGACCAATGTGATGGGAATGTATTACATGACCAAAGAAGTTTTACCGCACCTTATCGATAAAAATGAAGGAGACATCATTAACGTGAGCTCCACGGCAGGACTTTCGGGTAATGCCAACACATCGGCATATTCTGCATCAAAATTTGCTGTCATTGGTATGTCAGAATCTTTGATGAAAGAAGTACGCAAGAACAACATCAGGGTTTGTACGCTTACTCCTAGCACCATTGCTACAGATATGACGGTAGAGCTGGGAATAGCTGATAAAGATTCAGAAGACAGTGTTCTACAACCTGAAGATTTTGCACAACTGGTAGTGGCTGGATTGAAATTGCCACGTCGCGCCATGATGAAGAGCGCTGCGTTGTGGTCCACCAATCCATAG
- a CDS encoding L-dopachrome tautomerase-related protein: MSTFLKHTVFILLSVAFLASCKETKPTESIQEESLAVDSTSQTITEVASFTGQQVTGVTLTADGRIFVNFPRWREGVKNSVVEIKADQSQQSYPNEVWNAWEIGQPTQMDQFVGVQSVIAFENELYVIDTRSVKFQEVLDAPRIYVFDLESDELKKTYTLGTSSYFPDSYINDLRVDPIKNMIYLTDSGHAGLIVIDRESGNSRRILNEHPSTTAEQSYLTFDGKKWEGTINSDGIALDAVNNQLYYHALTAYSLYSIPTDDLLTQSEKQIDQSVTDLGTTAAPDGMILDANGNLYFADLEHNKIQYRKPDGSIHTLVEGDKVRWADTFSIYNNELYYTNSRINEATGDISNMTFTLNKTPLPTN, from the coding sequence ATGAGCACTTTCTTAAAACACACTGTTTTTATACTATTATCGGTTGCCTTTCTTGCATCCTGCAAAGAAACTAAGCCCACCGAATCCATTCAAGAAGAGTCTCTAGCTGTAGACTCCACTTCACAAACCATTACTGAAGTTGCCAGCTTCACAGGTCAACAGGTCACCGGAGTGACTCTGACTGCTGACGGGCGCATTTTTGTGAATTTTCCTAGATGGCGTGAAGGTGTGAAGAACTCCGTAGTAGAAATCAAAGCAGATCAATCCCAACAAAGCTACCCGAACGAAGTTTGGAACGCTTGGGAAATAGGACAGCCTACACAAATGGATCAATTTGTAGGCGTACAGTCGGTAATAGCTTTTGAGAATGAATTATATGTGATTGATACAAGAAGTGTCAAGTTCCAAGAGGTGCTGGATGCACCGCGCATTTACGTATTTGATCTAGAATCTGATGAATTAAAAAAAACCTACACTTTAGGAACTTCCAGCTATTTCCCAGATTCCTATATCAACGACTTGCGCGTTGATCCCATTAAGAACATGATTTACTTGACCGACTCTGGTCACGCAGGATTGATCGTGATCGATCGCGAGAGCGGAAATTCTCGAAGAATCCTTAACGAGCATCCATCTACCACAGCAGAGCAGTCTTATCTCACTTTTGATGGTAAAAAATGGGAAGGCACCATCAATTCTGATGGTATTGCGTTAGATGCGGTCAACAATCAGTTGTATTATCATGCGCTGACAGCCTACAGTTTGTATTCCATCCCAACAGATGATTTACTTACTCAAAGCGAGAAGCAAATCGATCAAAGTGTGACTGATTTGGGTACGACCGCAGCTCCGGATGGGATGATCTTAGATGCTAATGGCAATCTATATTTCGCAGATCTAGAGCACAACAAAATTCAATACAGAAAACCAGATGGCTCGATCCATACTTTGGTCGAAGGAGATAAGGTTCGCTGGGCAGACACGTTTAGCATTTACAATAATGAGTTGTACTATACCAACTCCAGAATCAATGAGGCTACCGGTGACATTTCAAACATGACCTTTACACTTAACAAAACACCGCTGCCTACCAACTAG
- a CDS encoding TolC family protein, which translates to MRFTLFIALLIVLQVDAVSLSRKQTQQQPPEQVLQDTTVLSFSEYLGYVKRHHPVAKQAELLLDEGQANLLRARGGFDPKIEVDYRRKDFKGTEYYDELAGVFKIPTWYGIEFKAGAERNEGSFLDPSLTVPDGGLYSAGVKVDLAQGLLINDRMATLRKARLFEQQTAAERDLAVNQILFDASTAYFEWWRATKEVEVYIDILDAAITRERGVIISARAGDKAAIDTVEAGVATQNRLLGLEQARVNEIKSRLQLSNFLWLDGVPVELQPNVVPQPDLNSSIDVTLGLMGTSLSEFNVENHPKIQALNFKLDQLDVDRQLKANKLLPKITVDYNFITPDWDRLNSITQDNYKAGLTFAYPIFTRKERGDLRLAKIKIDDARYGLQSETLILRNKVISVFAELEGYNRQLDISSNLTTGTAQLLAGELRKFELGDSSLFLINSREVKFIEAQLKQLEVQKKLFESKAALFRSLVILPENL; encoded by the coding sequence ATGAGGTTCACGTTATTCATAGCTCTTTTAATAGTGTTGCAGGTAGATGCTGTTTCGCTTTCGCGAAAGCAAACTCAACAACAACCGCCCGAACAAGTTTTGCAGGACACTACCGTTCTCAGCTTTTCAGAGTATTTAGGATATGTCAAGCGCCACCATCCAGTTGCTAAACAAGCAGAGCTACTGCTGGACGAAGGTCAGGCCAACTTGCTGCGAGCGCGTGGTGGTTTTGATCCCAAAATTGAAGTCGATTATCGCCGCAAGGACTTTAAGGGAACGGAATATTATGATGAACTAGCTGGTGTCTTCAAGATCCCAACTTGGTATGGTATAGAATTCAAGGCTGGAGCAGAGCGTAATGAAGGATCCTTTCTGGATCCATCACTTACCGTTCCAGATGGCGGTTTATACAGTGCTGGAGTCAAGGTAGACCTGGCACAAGGATTGTTGATCAATGATCGTATGGCGACCTTGCGCAAGGCGCGACTCTTTGAGCAACAAACCGCAGCAGAAAGAGATCTTGCCGTCAACCAGATCCTATTTGATGCATCTACGGCCTATTTTGAATGGTGGCGAGCTACTAAGGAAGTTGAGGTGTATATCGATATTTTGGACGCTGCCATTACAAGAGAACGCGGCGTGATCATAAGCGCTCGCGCTGGTGATAAAGCTGCGATTGACACGGTAGAGGCTGGCGTGGCAACACAAAACCGATTGCTGGGATTAGAGCAGGCAAGAGTGAACGAGATCAAAAGCAGGTTGCAGCTTTCCAACTTTTTATGGCTGGATGGCGTGCCGGTAGAATTACAACCCAATGTTGTTCCACAGCCCGATTTAAATTCGTCCATAGACGTGACGCTGGGACTTATGGGAACTAGCCTGTCAGAATTTAACGTTGAAAACCACCCTAAAATTCAGGCGCTTAACTTTAAGTTGGATCAACTGGATGTGGACCGGCAATTGAAAGCCAATAAGCTTTTGCCTAAAATCACCGTCGATTACAATTTCATCACTCCAGATTGGGACCGGCTTAATTCCATCACCCAGGATAACTACAAAGCTGGATTGACCTTTGCCTATCCCATTTTTACCAGGAAGGAACGTGGAGATTTACGTCTTGCCAAAATCAAGATCGATGACGCACGCTACGGCCTGCAGTCTGAAACGCTCATTTTGCGCAACAAAGTCATATCTGTGTTTGCAGAGTTGGAAGGTTACAACAGACAGCTAGATATCTCGTCTAACTTAACTACCGGTACGGCACAACTGCTTGCTGGTGAACTGCGCAAGTTTGAATTGGGAGACAGTTCTCTTTTCTTGATCAACTCTAGGGAAGTCAAGTTTATTGAGGCTCAATTAAAGCAATTAGAGGTTCAAAAAAAGTTGTTTGAATCCAAGGCTGCCTTATTTAGAAGCCTGGTGATATTGCCTGAGAATCTGTAA
- a CDS encoding HlyD family secretion protein, whose product MLNISENKIINKLDLNEYTAGKRVFNRTHFEYFNRFLFGFSIVLLIILFMPWTQTVNGNGAVTTLTPEQRPQTLQSPIPGRLEKWYVREGDRVRKGDTILQISEVKSEYFDPLLVERTGDQINAKINSVNAYGQKVEALTQQTGALASELLLKLEQAQNKIKQARFKVTSDSIDLEAARTNIDIAQRQLVREQTLQDEGLKSVVDVEQKRLKLQETQAKLISQEQKLLQSRNEVINARIDINRLEQEYAEKIAKAQSDRFSAESAQLDVAAQVSKLENDRSNYSIRSGMLFIVAPQDGYINKAIVSGIGETFKEGEPLVNIMPANYDLAVETFVDPLDLPLLYVGEKVRVQFDGWPAIVFSGWPNASYGTYGAEIVAVETFISSNGKYRVLLAPDETDYEWPDALRPGSGAYTIALLDDVPVWYELWRQLNGFPPNYYQPTDASGTVKTKK is encoded by the coding sequence ATGTTGAATATTTCAGAAAACAAAATCATTAACAAGCTGGATTTGAATGAATATACAGCTGGTAAAAGGGTCTTCAACAGGACTCATTTTGAATATTTTAATCGGTTCCTTTTTGGCTTCTCTATTGTGTTACTTATCATTTTATTCATGCCATGGACTCAAACGGTCAATGGTAATGGAGCTGTAACTACCTTGACTCCAGAACAGCGACCTCAAACTTTACAATCACCTATTCCTGGTAGGTTGGAAAAGTGGTATGTACGTGAGGGCGATCGAGTGAGAAAAGGAGATACCATCCTGCAAATAAGCGAGGTGAAAAGTGAGTATTTTGATCCATTGTTAGTAGAACGTACTGGCGATCAAATTAATGCCAAGATCAATAGTGTTAACGCATACGGTCAAAAAGTAGAAGCATTGACGCAACAAACTGGCGCGCTGGCATCAGAGCTATTATTGAAACTCGAGCAAGCTCAAAACAAAATCAAGCAAGCTCGATTCAAGGTAACCAGTGACAGTATTGATCTGGAAGCGGCTCGTACTAATATTGACATCGCGCAGCGCCAGCTGGTTCGTGAACAAACGCTACAGGATGAAGGTTTGAAGTCTGTTGTAGACGTGGAACAAAAGCGTCTCAAACTTCAAGAAACGCAGGCAAAATTGATTTCTCAAGAGCAAAAGCTGCTTCAAAGCCGCAATGAAGTCATTAACGCAAGAATTGACATCAACCGTTTGGAGCAGGAATATGCAGAGAAAATTGCCAAAGCTCAAAGTGATCGATTCAGTGCAGAGTCTGCCCAGTTAGATGTAGCTGCACAGGTAAGTAAATTAGAAAACGATCGTTCCAATTATAGCATACGTAGTGGGATGTTGTTCATCGTCGCGCCACAAGATGGTTACATCAATAAGGCCATCGTCTCTGGTATAGGCGAGACCTTTAAAGAAGGCGAGCCGTTGGTAAACATCATGCCGGCCAACTATGACCTAGCGGTAGAGACTTTTGTTGATCCACTGGACTTGCCGTTACTTTATGTAGGCGAGAAAGTGCGTGTGCAATTTGACGGCTGGCCAGCCATTGTATTTTCTGGATGGCCCAATGCAAGCTACGGTACCTATGGTGCAGAAATCGTTGCCGTAGAAACCTTCATCAGTTCAAATGGAAAATATAGAGTGCTACTCGCTCCAGACGAAACTGATTATGAGTGGCCAGATGCGCTGCGTCCGGGATCAGGTGCCTACACGATTGCGCTGCTGGACGACGTACCTGTGTGGTATGAGTTATGGCGTCAGCTCAACGGCTTCCCGCCTAATTACTACCAGCCTACAGATGCAAGTGGTACTGTTAAAACAAAGAAATAG
- a CDS encoding peptidase domain-containing ABC transporter, translated as MKKDKNILTSWQRLTRMLELDKRDVYQIFYYAIFAGLVGLSLPLGIQAIINLIQGAQITTSWILLVVVVTLGVAFGGVLQLMQIRITENVQQKIFTRSSFEFAYRFPKIKMSELRNYYPPELANRFFDTLTIQKSLSKLLVDYPTAILQIIFGLILLSFYHPFFIAYGFLLLGLGFVLFKFTADKGLKTSLKESKSKYKVAHWLQEVARSIISFKLSGNTTHAVDRNDELTTEYLEYRESHFKVIIIQAIQFIGFKVLVTAGLLLIGGFLVLNQQMNIGQFVAAELIILIIIGAVEKIISGLESFYDMLTSLEKLGEVVDKELESTTGEKPFKTEENFKVELEDVTYTVENRTAPILNNISLKLTKDCSVVINGPNGSGKSTLLRLIAGIIEPTEGNVYLNNTNLRGVNLNYYRSNIGQSMSGETPFEGTLRNNITYGDQRITDDEIYWAMENVGLLPYLKMLPYGLETHIYPEGKQISHTVGKKIVLARSIIKKPKMLILKDPLDQFEPEESERIMKFLTDPSHGWSIIVVSQSPRWMDHCSRVVTLENGRIITDKSI; from the coding sequence ATGAAGAAAGATAAAAACATCCTAACCTCCTGGCAGCGATTGACGAGAATGCTGGAGTTGGATAAACGTGATGTCTATCAAATTTTTTACTACGCAATTTTTGCTGGTCTTGTGGGTTTATCGCTGCCACTAGGGATACAGGCGATTATCAACTTGATTCAAGGTGCGCAAATAACAACCTCATGGATACTGCTTGTGGTGGTGGTAACGTTAGGGGTTGCCTTTGGTGGGGTTTTGCAATTAATGCAGATACGTATTACAGAGAACGTCCAGCAGAAAATCTTTACCAGGTCATCGTTTGAGTTTGCCTATCGATTCCCGAAAATAAAGATGAGTGAGTTGCGTAATTATTATCCGCCAGAGTTGGCCAATCGTTTTTTTGATACGCTTACCATACAAAAAAGCCTTTCAAAATTATTGGTGGATTATCCAACCGCGATCTTGCAAATCATTTTTGGGTTGATTCTACTTTCTTTTTATCACCCATTCTTTATCGCTTATGGCTTTCTATTATTGGGTTTAGGCTTTGTGTTGTTCAAGTTTACAGCAGACAAGGGTTTGAAGACCAGTTTAAAAGAGTCCAAGAGTAAGTATAAGGTAGCGCACTGGTTGCAAGAGGTTGCCAGATCCATCATCAGCTTTAAGCTTTCTGGAAACACAACTCATGCAGTAGATCGCAATGATGAGCTCACCACAGAATATCTGGAATATAGGGAAAGTCACTTTAAGGTGATCATCATACAAGCCATCCAGTTTATAGGATTTAAAGTTCTAGTAACGGCCGGTCTACTTCTTATAGGAGGTTTTCTAGTACTTAACCAGCAAATGAACATAGGTCAATTTGTAGCGGCAGAGTTGATTATTTTGATCATCATCGGTGCTGTGGAAAAGATAATTTCAGGATTGGAGTCTTTTTATGACATGCTTACTTCTCTTGAAAAATTAGGTGAAGTAGTTGACAAGGAACTTGAATCCACTACAGGAGAAAAGCCATTTAAAACAGAGGAGAATTTCAAGGTAGAGTTGGAAGACGTTACTTATACGGTAGAAAATCGCACGGCTCCTATATTGAACAACATATCATTGAAACTCACTAAAGATTGTTCTGTTGTTATTAATGGTCCCAACGGCAGTGGAAAGTCCACTCTTTTAAGGCTCATTGCTGGAATCATTGAACCTACTGAAGGTAATGTGTACCTAAACAACACCAACCTAAGAGGCGTAAACCTCAATTATTACAGATCTAACATAGGTCAATCCATGAGCGGTGAGACTCCATTTGAAGGTACCCTACGAAATAACATTACCTATGGTGATCAAAGGATCACTGATGACGAAATATATTGGGCTATGGAGAATGTTGGATTATTACCATATCTCAAAATGCTACCTTATGGACTTGAAACTCATATTTATCCAGAAGGGAAACAAATAAGTCATACTGTAGGTAAGAAGATAGTGCTCGCTCGTAGTATTATCAAAAAGCCTAAAATGTTGATTCTTAAAGATCCGTTGGATCAGTTTGAACCTGAAGAAAGCGAACGCATCATGAAATTTTTGACAGATCCATCTCACGGTTGGTCTATTATAGTGGTAAGCCAGAGTCCACGATGGATGGATCATTGTAGTAGGGTAGTCACCCTTGAAAATGGAAGAATCATAACTGATAAATCGATCTAA
- a CDS encoding TetR/AcrR family transcriptional regulator, which translates to MDTLLKNLKVEINEKIFLKDPESSDLGRRIVEKSIQMIHEMGFEQFTFRKLGKEIGSNESSIYRYFENKHKLLLYLTSWYWSWLEYQLILKTMTISDPLERLETAVSILTREVVQDMNFGHVDEVTLSKIVVEEYSKSYLTKEVDEENKNGYFSIYKRLVLRLRDMIVAVNPEYNYAASLSSTIIDGSLHQHFLKRHFTALTDCNHEVTATDYFLNLIHLIVKPT; encoded by the coding sequence ATGGATACACTACTCAAAAATCTAAAGGTAGAAATTAATGAAAAGATCTTTCTGAAGGATCCTGAATCTTCTGATCTGGGTCGCAGGATCGTGGAAAAAAGCATTCAGATGATTCATGAGATGGGTTTTGAGCAGTTTACGTTTAGAAAACTGGGTAAAGAAATAGGCAGTAATGAGAGTTCTATTTACAGATATTTTGAAAATAAACATAAGCTCTTGTTGTACCTTACTTCGTGGTACTGGAGCTGGTTGGAATACCAGTTGATTTTAAAGACGATGACGATTTCAGATCCTTTAGAAAGGTTGGAGACGGCAGTTTCTATATTGACGAGAGAAGTAGTGCAGGACATGAATTTTGGTCATGTGGATGAGGTAACTCTAAGTAAGATCGTTGTAGAAGAATATTCCAAATCCTATTTGACCAAAGAAGTAGATGAAGAAAATAAAAACGGTTATTTCTCTATTTATAAACGACTAGTACTTAGGTTGCGCGATATGATTGTGGCGGTAAATCCAGAATATAATTATGCGGCGAGTCTAAGTAGTACGATTATAGATGGATCATTGCACCAGCATTTTTTAAAGCGTCACTTTACAGCTTTGACAGACTGTAATCATGAGGTTACAGCTACTGATTATTTCCTTAACCTTATTCACCTTATTGTAAAACCAACATGA